The Streptomyces sp. SS1-1 genome has a segment encoding these proteins:
- a CDS encoding MerR family transcriptional regulator has protein sequence MGYSVGQVAGFAGVTVRTLHHYDGIGLLVPSERSHAGHRRYSDADLDRLQQILFYRELGFPLDEVAALLDDPDADPRAHLRRQHELLTARIEKLRKMAAAVEQAMEARTMGIDLTPEERFEVFGDKDPEQYAAEAEERWGGTEAYAESQRRAARYTKEDWKRVQAEVDDWQERYTALMAAGGQPSGETAMDLAEEHRRHIGKWYFEVPYEMHRCFAEMYVSDERFKAYYDSLRPGLAEHLRQAILANADRHSA, from the coding sequence GTGGGCTACTCCGTGGGACAGGTCGCCGGGTTCGCCGGGGTGACGGTGCGCACCCTGCACCACTACGACGGCATCGGTCTGCTCGTGCCCAGCGAGCGCAGCCACGCGGGCCACCGGCGCTACAGCGACGCCGACCTCGACCGGCTGCAGCAGATCCTGTTCTACCGCGAGCTCGGCTTCCCCCTCGACGAGGTCGCCGCCCTGCTCGACGACCCGGACGCGGACCCGCGCGCGCACCTGCGCCGGCAGCACGAGCTGCTGACCGCCCGGATCGAGAAGCTGCGGAAGATGGCGGCGGCCGTGGAACAGGCCATGGAGGCACGCACGATGGGAATCGATCTGACGCCCGAGGAGAGGTTCGAGGTGTTCGGGGACAAGGACCCCGAGCAGTACGCCGCGGAGGCGGAGGAACGCTGGGGCGGCACCGAGGCGTACGCCGAGTCGCAGCGCCGCGCGGCGCGCTACACCAAGGAGGACTGGAAGCGCGTCCAGGCCGAGGTCGACGACTGGCAGGAGCGGTACACGGCCCTGATGGCCGCCGGAGGGCAGCCGTCCGGCGAGACAGCCATGGACCTGGCCGAGGAGCACCGCCGGCACATCGGCAAGTGGTACTTCGAGGTGCCCTACGAGATGCACAGGTGCTTCGCCGAGATGTACGTCTCCGACGAGCGCTTCAAGGCGTACTACGACTCCCTGCGGCCCGGTCTCGCCGAGCACCTCAGGCAGGCGATCCTCGCCAACGCGGACCGGCACTCCGCCTGA
- a CDS encoding aldehyde dehydrogenase family protein: MSSYFTDLAQQYIDGEWRPGTGSWDIIDFNPYDGEKLASITIATVDEVDEAYRAAARAQEQWAATNPYARRAVFEKALRVVEEREQEISEVIVAELGGTRLKAAFELHLAKEFLREAVHLALRPEGRIIPSPVDGKENRVYRVPVGVVGVISPFNFPFLLSLKSVAPALALGNGVVLKPHQNTPIVGGSLVAKIFEEAGLPAGLLNVVITDIAEIGDAFIEHPVPKVISFTGSDKVGRHVATVCASHFKRSVLELGGNSALVVLDDADLDYAVDAAVFSRFVHQGQVCMAANRVLVDRTVADAFTEKFVAKVKSLKVGDPSDPETVIGPVINSSQAEALTGTVAQALAEGATALVHGTATDNLVEPSVLTGLPEDSALLRQEVFGPVVFLVPFDGEEEAVRLVNDTPYGLSGAVHTADVERGVAFAKRIDSGMFHVNDGTVHDEPIVPFGGEKASGVGRLNGETMLDAFTTMKWISVQHGRSGFPF; encoded by the coding sequence ATGTCGTCCTATTTCACCGACCTGGCTCAGCAGTACATCGACGGTGAGTGGCGCCCGGGCACAGGCTCCTGGGACATCATCGACTTCAACCCGTACGACGGCGAGAAGCTGGCGTCGATCACGATAGCCACGGTCGACGAGGTGGACGAGGCGTACCGGGCGGCGGCCCGCGCCCAGGAGCAGTGGGCCGCGACCAACCCCTACGCCCGCCGCGCCGTCTTCGAGAAGGCGCTGCGCGTGGTCGAGGAGCGCGAGCAGGAGATCAGCGAGGTGATCGTCGCCGAGCTCGGCGGCACCCGGCTGAAGGCCGCGTTCGAACTGCACCTGGCCAAGGAGTTCCTGCGCGAGGCGGTGCATCTGGCGCTGCGCCCCGAGGGACGGATCATCCCTTCGCCGGTGGACGGCAAGGAGAACCGCGTCTACCGGGTTCCGGTCGGTGTCGTCGGGGTCATCAGCCCGTTCAACTTCCCCTTCCTGCTCTCCCTGAAGTCGGTCGCCCCGGCCCTCGCGCTCGGCAACGGCGTGGTCCTCAAGCCGCACCAGAACACCCCGATCGTCGGCGGCTCCCTGGTCGCGAAGATCTTCGAGGAGGCGGGGCTCCCGGCCGGTCTGCTCAACGTCGTCATCACCGACATCGCCGAGATCGGCGACGCCTTCATCGAGCACCCGGTCCCCAAGGTCATCTCCTTCACCGGCTCCGACAAGGTCGGCCGGCACGTCGCCACCGTGTGCGCCTCGCACTTCAAGCGCTCCGTGCTCGAACTCGGCGGCAACAGCGCGCTGGTGGTCCTGGACGACGCCGACCTGGACTACGCCGTCGACGCGGCCGTCTTCAGCCGGTTCGTCCACCAGGGCCAGGTCTGCATGGCGGCGAACCGCGTCCTCGTGGACCGTACGGTCGCCGACGCGTTCACCGAGAAGTTCGTCGCCAAGGTGAAGTCGCTCAAGGTGGGCGACCCGAGCGACCCCGAGACCGTCATCGGCCCGGTCATCAACTCCTCGCAGGCCGAGGCGCTCACCGGCACGGTCGCGCAGGCCCTCGCCGAGGGCGCGACGGCCCTCGTGCACGGCACGGCCACGGACAACCTGGTCGAGCCGTCCGTCCTGACCGGCCTCCCGGAGGACTCCGCGCTGCTGCGGCAGGAGGTCTTCGGCCCGGTCGTCTTCCTCGTCCCGTTCGACGGCGAGGAGGAGGCCGTCCGCCTGGTCAACGACACCCCGTACGGTCTGAGCGGCGCCGTGCACACGGCCGACGTCGAGCGCGGTGTCGCCTTCGCCAAGCGGATCGACTCCGGCATGTTCCATGTGAACGACGGCACGGTCCACGACGAGCCGATCGTCCCCTTCGGCGGCGAGAAGGCCTCCGGTGTCGGACGGCTGAACGGCGAGACCATGCTGGACGCCTTCACCACCATGAAGTGGATCTCCGTGCAGCACGGCCGCAGCGGGTTCCCGTTCTAA
- a CDS encoding inorganic diphosphatase, translating into MEFDVTIEIPKGSRNKYEVDHETGRIRLDRRLFTSTAYPTDYGFVENTLGEDGDPLDALVILDEPTFPGCLIKCRAIGMFRMTDEAGGDDKLLCVPATDPRVEHLRDIHHVSEFDRLEIQHFFEVYKDLEPGKSVEGADWVGRTEAEAEIERSYKRFKDQGGH; encoded by the coding sequence GTGGAGTTCGACGTCACGATCGAGATTCCGAAGGGTTCGCGGAACAAGTACGAGGTGGACCACGAGACCGGTCGGATCCGCCTGGACCGTCGACTCTTCACCTCGACCGCCTACCCGACCGACTACGGCTTCGTCGAGAACACCCTCGGCGAGGACGGCGACCCGCTGGACGCGCTGGTCATCCTGGACGAGCCGACGTTCCCGGGCTGCCTCATCAAGTGCCGCGCCATCGGCATGTTCCGGATGACGGACGAGGCCGGCGGCGACGACAAGCTGCTGTGCGTCCCGGCGACCGACCCGCGCGTGGAGCACCTGCGCGACATCCACCACGTGTCGGAGTTCGACCGCCTGGAGATCCAGCACTTCTTCGAGGTCTACAAGGACCTGGAGCCGGGCAAGTCCGTCGAGGGCGCCGACTGGGTCGGCCGTACCGAGGCCGAGGCCGAGATCGAGCGGTCCTACAAGCGCTTCAAGGACCAGGGCGGCCACTGA
- a CDS encoding IS701 family transposase, translated as MRLGEVERLRGELAEFVADVFGSLPRRDQRRWGECYLRGLMLDGRRKSIQPMSERLPDGNMQALQQFVNQSPWDPLPVRQRIAGRLSEVITPEVWVIDDVSFPKCGKASAGVARQYCGAVGKRANCQVAVSVHAATDTASCPLQWQLYLPREWTDEPDRCRRAGVPDDVVHQEKWRLALGLLDTLAEWQLKAPVVVADAGYGVSTPFRLGLQERGLFYVLALNGKEVAHPGDVEPHQPVYGGLGPPTLPRYRTPPRAVCVLAAQAGAERFTEVTWRQGSKGVMTSRFAVLPVRTAGKQSLAAAQKTGGGRNRWDGVLPVQTLLVEWPDGQDTPTDYWISNLPVTTPVADLVRWAKMRWRIEHDYRELKHGLGLDHFEGRTWRGWHHHVTLVTAVQAFLTLRRLDPKVHTPA; from the coding sequence ATGAGGCTGGGGGAAGTGGAACGACTCCGGGGCGAGTTAGCGGAGTTCGTTGCCGATGTATTCGGGTCGTTGCCGCGTCGGGATCAGCGGCGTTGGGGCGAGTGTTATCTGCGGGGCCTGATGCTCGACGGCCGGCGCAAGTCGATCCAGCCGATGTCCGAGCGGCTGCCGGACGGGAACATGCAGGCCCTGCAGCAGTTCGTGAACCAGTCGCCGTGGGATCCGCTGCCGGTCAGGCAGCGGATCGCGGGGCGGCTGTCCGAGGTGATCACTCCTGAGGTGTGGGTGATCGACGATGTGTCGTTCCCCAAGTGCGGCAAGGCGTCGGCCGGGGTGGCCCGCCAGTACTGCGGAGCGGTCGGCAAACGGGCGAACTGCCAGGTCGCGGTCAGTGTCCATGCCGCCACCGATACCGCCTCGTGCCCACTGCAGTGGCAGTTGTATCTGCCGCGTGAGTGGACCGACGAGCCGGACCGATGCCGCAGGGCGGGAGTCCCCGACGACGTGGTGCACCAGGAGAAGTGGCGTCTCGCGCTCGGCCTGCTGGACACACTCGCCGAGTGGCAGCTGAAGGCGCCGGTCGTGGTCGCCGACGCCGGCTACGGCGTCAGCACCCCGTTCCGGCTCGGTCTCCAAGAACGAGGACTGTTCTATGTCCTGGCCCTGAACGGGAAAGAAGTCGCCCACCCGGGGGACGTCGAGCCGCACCAGCCGGTTTACGGCGGGCTAGGACCGCCCACCCTTCCCCGCTACCGCACCCCACCGCGAGCCGTCTGCGTCCTGGCAGCGCAGGCGGGTGCGGAGCGGTTCACTGAGGTGACCTGGAGGCAGGGCAGCAAAGGCGTGATGACCTCACGGTTCGCGGTGCTGCCAGTGCGGACTGCGGGCAAGCAGTCCCTGGCCGCAGCCCAGAAGACCGGCGGCGGCCGCAACCGTTGGGACGGCGTCCTGCCCGTCCAGACACTCCTCGTCGAATGGCCGGACGGCCAGGACACTCCGACGGACTACTGGATATCGAACCTGCCCGTCACCACCCCGGTCGCTGACCTGGTGCGGTGGGCGAAGATGCGCTGGCGGATCGAGCACGACTACCGCGAACTCAAGCATGGCCTCGGGCTGGACCACTTCGAGGGCCGCACCTGGCGCGGCTGGCACCACCACGTCACCCTCGTCACCGCTGTCCAGGCATTCCTCACTCTCCGGCGGCTCGACCCAAAAGTCCACACACCGGCCTGA
- a CDS encoding YbjQ family protein codes for MGIDEYGGGQGPSPDVLVVTTNDVPGHRVTRVVGEVFGLTVRSRHVGSQIGAGLKSLVGGELKGLTKTLVETRNQAMERLVEQARARGANGVLAFRFDVTEAADVGTEVCAYGTAVVLAREE; via the coding sequence ATGGGCATCGATGAGTACGGCGGCGGGCAGGGGCCCAGCCCCGACGTTCTTGTAGTGACCACGAACGACGTCCCCGGGCACCGCGTGACGCGGGTCGTCGGGGAGGTCTTCGGGCTGACCGTGCGCTCCCGGCACGTCGGCAGCCAGATCGGCGCCGGGCTGAAGTCGCTGGTCGGCGGCGAACTGAAGGGCCTCACCAAGACGCTGGTGGAGACCCGCAACCAGGCGATGGAACGCCTCGTGGAGCAGGCACGCGCGCGGGGCGCCAACGGGGTGCTGGCCTTCCGCTTCGACGTGACGGAGGCGGCCGACGTGGGCACCGAGGTGTGCGCCTACGGGACCGCGGTGGTCCTGGCCCGGGAGGAGTAG
- a CDS encoding DedA family protein, producing the protein MTTLALGPEWLSPDYLIETFSLPGILLIVFAESGLFAFLPGDSLLFTAGLFVAEGTFISQPLWLVCALIVAAAVLGDQVGYMIGKFFGPRLFSRPNSKLFKQENLDKAHEFMEKYGPKAIVLARFVPIVRTFAPIVAGAGRMKYRTFLTYNVIGGVAWGTGVTLAGYWLGQISFIKSNVEAILVLIVVVSVVPILIEYLRERGKKKRAAAEAPAAQDGQRHQGYQPMDDATTQLRRIPSHDQHQQPYGGQGGPGQDQGYGYGQQQDHGGQQQGYDQQYYGQQHPQQQPQQPYAQQYPQGYGRQDRQYPPDQGY; encoded by the coding sequence GTGACCACCCTTGCGCTCGGCCCCGAGTGGCTCAGCCCGGACTACCTCATCGAGACGTTCAGCCTTCCCGGCATCCTGCTGATCGTCTTCGCGGAGTCCGGCCTCTTCGCGTTCCTGCCCGGGGACTCCCTGCTGTTCACGGCGGGCCTGTTCGTCGCCGAGGGGACCTTCATCAGCCAGCCGCTGTGGCTGGTCTGCGCGCTGATCGTCGCGGCCGCCGTCCTCGGCGACCAGGTCGGCTACATGATCGGCAAGTTCTTCGGCCCGAGGCTCTTCAGCCGCCCCAACTCCAAGCTCTTCAAACAGGAGAACCTGGACAAGGCGCACGAGTTCATGGAGAAGTACGGCCCCAAGGCGATCGTGCTGGCACGCTTCGTGCCGATCGTGCGGACCTTCGCCCCCATCGTGGCGGGGGCCGGCCGGATGAAGTACCGCACCTTCCTGACGTACAACGTCATCGGCGGCGTCGCCTGGGGCACCGGTGTCACCCTCGCGGGCTACTGGCTCGGGCAGATCTCGTTCATCAAGAGCAACGTCGAGGCGATCCTGGTCCTGATCGTCGTCGTCTCCGTGGTGCCGATCCTCATCGAGTACCTGCGGGAGCGCGGCAAGAAGAAGCGCGCCGCCGCCGAGGCCCCGGCCGCCCAGGACGGGCAGCGGCACCAGGGCTACCAGCCGATGGACGACGCGACGACGCAGCTGCGCCGCATCCCGTCCCACGACCAGCACCAGCAGCCGTACGGCGGCCAGGGCGGCCCCGGGCAGGACCAGGGGTACGGCTACGGGCAGCAGCAGGACCACGGCGGACAGCAGCAGGGCTACGACCAGCAGTACTACGGGCAGCAGCACCCGCAGCAGCAGCCTCAGCAGCCGTACGCGCAGCAGTATCCGCAGGGCTACGGCCGGCAGGACCGGCAGTACCCGCCGGACCAGGGCTACTGA
- a CDS encoding helix-turn-helix domain-containing protein, with amino-acid sequence MLLGSQLRRLREARGITREAAGYSIRASESKISRMELGRVSFKTRDVEDLLTLYGITDEQERASLLSLAREANVAGWWHSYSDVLPSWFPTYVGLEGAASSIRAYEVQFVHGLLQTEAYAHAVVKRGMKGASASDVDKRVALRLERQKYLVAENAPEFHIVLDEAALRRPYGDREVMRGQLQHLIEISERPNVRLQIMPFGFGGHSGESGAFTILSFPESDLSDVVYLEQLTSALYLDKREDVAQYELALKELQQDSPGPDESRDLLRGLLQLS; translated from the coding sequence ATGCTGCTCGGCTCGCAACTGAGGCGACTGCGGGAAGCGCGCGGAATCACCCGTGAGGCGGCTGGATACTCGATCCGCGCGTCCGAGTCGAAGATCAGCCGGATGGAGCTGGGCCGGGTGAGCTTCAAGACACGTGACGTGGAAGACCTGTTGACGCTGTACGGCATCACCGACGAGCAGGAGCGCGCCTCCCTGCTCTCCCTGGCCCGCGAGGCCAACGTCGCCGGCTGGTGGCACAGCTACTCGGACGTCCTGCCCAGCTGGTTCCCCACCTACGTCGGCCTGGAGGGCGCGGCCAGCTCGATCCGCGCCTACGAGGTGCAGTTCGTGCACGGCCTGCTGCAGACCGAGGCGTACGCCCACGCGGTCGTGAAGCGCGGCATGAAGGGCGCGAGCGCGTCCGACGTCGACAAGCGCGTCGCGCTGCGCCTGGAGCGCCAGAAGTACCTCGTCGCGGAGAACGCCCCCGAGTTCCACATCGTCCTCGACGAGGCCGCCCTGCGCCGGCCGTACGGCGACCGCGAGGTGATGCGCGGCCAGCTCCAGCACCTCATCGAGATCTCCGAGCGGCCCAACGTGCGGCTGCAGATCATGCCGTTCGGGTTCGGTGGGCACTCCGGCGAGTCCGGCGCCTTCACCATTCTCAGCTTCCCCGAGTCCGACCTCTCGGACGTCGTCTACCTGGAGCAGCTCACGAGCGCGCTCTACCTCGACAAGCGCGAGGACGTCGCCCAGTACGAGCTCGCCCTCAAGGAGCTCCAGCAGGACAGTCCGGGGCCCGACGAGAGCCGGGATCTTCTCCGGGGACTCCTCCAACTCTCTTGA
- a CDS encoding threonine/serine ThrE exporter family protein, whose amino-acid sequence MTDAEDRKPQSDEARMAFTPPAGVEVGDSESETTSEFALPKGLDVPQAPPQEQERSAFSAPRGYSAEDTLPGFTPPGGIPQVSLTKDVPWQDRMRTMLRMPVAERPAPERMPKTEEEGPAVPRVLDLTLRIGELLLAGGEGAEDVEAAMFAVCRSYGLDRCEPSVTFTLLSISYQPSLVDDPVSAARTVRRRGTDYTRLAAVYQLVDDLSDAESHISLEEAYRRLAEIRRNRHPYPTWVLTTASGLLAGAASVLVGGGLLVFVAAAVGAMAGDRLAWLAAGRGLPEFYQFTVAAMPPAAVGVALTLTHVDVKASAVITGGLFALLPGRALVAGVQDGLTGFYITASARLLEVMYFFVGIVTGVLVVLYFGVNLGAKLNPDAALHTSERPYLQIAASMLLSLTFAVLLQQERTTVLAVTLNGGVAWVVYGAMRYAGELSPVASTAVAAGLVGLFGQLMARYRFASALPYTTAAIGPLLPGSATYFGLLSIAQNEVDAGLVSLATAASLALAIAIGVNLGSEISRLFLRISSPEKRRSAKRTRGF is encoded by the coding sequence GTGACGGACGCGGAGGACCGCAAGCCGCAGTCGGACGAGGCGAGGATGGCGTTCACGCCGCCCGCCGGGGTGGAGGTCGGGGACAGCGAGTCGGAGACCACGTCGGAGTTCGCGCTCCCCAAGGGTCTCGACGTCCCGCAGGCGCCTCCCCAGGAACAGGAGAGGTCGGCCTTCAGCGCGCCGAGAGGATACAGCGCCGAGGACACCCTGCCCGGCTTCACGCCCCCCGGCGGCATACCGCAGGTCAGCCTGACCAAGGACGTGCCCTGGCAGGACCGGATGCGCACGATGCTGCGGATGCCGGTGGCCGAGCGGCCGGCGCCGGAACGGATGCCGAAGACCGAGGAGGAGGGCCCGGCCGTCCCGCGCGTGCTGGACCTGACCCTGCGTATCGGTGAGCTGCTGCTGGCGGGCGGCGAGGGCGCCGAGGACGTGGAGGCCGCGATGTTCGCGGTGTGCCGGTCCTACGGCCTCGACCGCTGCGAGCCGAGCGTCACCTTCACCCTGCTGTCGATCTCGTACCAGCCGTCGCTGGTGGACGACCCGGTGTCGGCGGCGCGCACGGTGCGCCGGCGCGGCACCGACTACACGCGGCTGGCGGCCGTGTACCAGCTGGTCGACGACCTCAGCGACGCCGAGAGCCACATCTCCCTGGAGGAGGCCTACCGGCGGCTCGCGGAGATCCGGCGCAACCGGCACCCCTACCCGACCTGGGTCCTGACGACGGCCAGCGGGCTGCTCGCCGGCGCGGCGTCCGTGCTGGTCGGCGGCGGGCTGCTGGTGTTCGTCGCGGCGGCCGTCGGCGCGATGGCCGGCGACCGGCTGGCGTGGCTGGCCGCGGGGCGCGGGCTGCCGGAGTTCTACCAGTTCACGGTCGCCGCGATGCCGCCGGCCGCGGTCGGGGTCGCGCTGACGCTGACGCACGTCGACGTGAAGGCGTCCGCGGTCATCACCGGTGGGCTGTTCGCGCTGCTGCCCGGGCGGGCCCTGGTGGCGGGCGTGCAGGACGGGCTGACCGGCTTCTACATCACCGCGTCGGCGCGGCTGCTGGAGGTCATGTACTTCTTCGTCGGCATCGTGACCGGCGTGCTGGTGGTCCTGTACTTCGGCGTCAACCTGGGCGCCAAGCTCAACCCGGACGCGGCGCTGCACACCTCCGAGCGGCCCTACTTGCAGATCGCCGCGTCGATGCTGCTGTCGCTGACCTTCGCGGTGCTGCTCCAGCAGGAACGGACCACCGTGCTCGCCGTGACCCTGAACGGGGGTGTCGCCTGGGTGGTGTACGGGGCGATGCGCTACGCGGGCGAGCTGTCGCCGGTCGCCTCGACGGCGGTCGCCGCGGGTCTGGTCGGTCTGTTCGGGCAGCTGATGGCCCGCTACCGGTTCGCGTCCGCGCTGCCCTACACGACTGCCGCGATCGGGCCGCTGCTGCCCGGTTCGGCCACGTACTTCGGGCTGCTGTCGATCGCGCAGAACGAGGTGGACGCGGGGCTGGTGTCGCTGGCCACGGCGGCGTCCCTGGCCCTGGCCATCGCGATCGGCGTGAACCTCGGGTCCGAGATCTCCCGGCTCTTCCTGCGGATCAGCTCGCCGGAGAAGCGGCGCTCCGCCAAGCGGACGCGCGGCTTCTGA
- a CDS encoding PadR family transcriptional regulator → MSAIRLLVLGAVRMHGRAHGYQVRNDLEFWGAHEWSHAKPGSIYHALKQMAKQGLLHAHEIAPSTAGGPPRTEYEVTGEGTEEYFRLLREALVTYDQRGDMKTAAVGFLVDLPRAEAVELLRERVRRIEEWRTEVLEHYVPEEGPEQLGHIGEIMNMWVHTADSETEWTRGLIARVEGGAYTFADEGEPFAGLLADDSQPG, encoded by the coding sequence ATGTCAGCCATCCGCCTCCTCGTCCTGGGCGCGGTCCGTATGCACGGCCGCGCCCACGGCTACCAGGTCCGCAACGACCTGGAGTTCTGGGGCGCGCACGAGTGGTCCCACGCCAAACCGGGCTCGATCTACCACGCGCTGAAGCAGATGGCGAAGCAGGGACTGCTGCACGCGCACGAGATCGCCCCGTCCACGGCGGGCGGTCCGCCGCGCACCGAGTACGAGGTGACCGGCGAGGGCACCGAGGAGTACTTCCGGCTGCTGCGCGAGGCGCTGGTCACCTACGACCAGCGCGGCGACATGAAGACGGCCGCCGTGGGCTTCCTGGTCGACCTGCCGCGCGCGGAGGCCGTGGAACTGCTGCGCGAGCGCGTCCGGCGGATCGAGGAGTGGCGGACGGAGGTCCTCGAGCACTACGTGCCCGAGGAGGGCCCCGAACAGCTCGGCCACATCGGCGAGATCATGAACATGTGGGTCCACACCGCCGACTCCGAGACCGAGTGGACCCGCGGCCTCATCGCCCGCGTCGAGGGCGGCGCCTACACCTTCGCCGACGAGGGCGAGCCGTTCGCCGGCCTCCTGGCCGACGACAGTCAGCCGGGCTAG
- a CDS encoding ATP-binding protein, translating into MGTNGSTMLEPLRQGLPPLDPAAVSNAASCALPARYEAVREARGFTRRTLDQWELGDRFDDVCLVVSELVTNALRHALPSNAPRVCEQPPPVRLHLMRWTERLVCAVRDPSHDSPVARDSEDFSAESGRGLFLVESFSDGWGWHPMAGTLSGKVVWALFRLQPGTCAGPAD; encoded by the coding sequence ATGGGGACGAATGGATCGACCATGCTCGAGCCGTTACGGCAGGGCCTTCCGCCACTGGACCCCGCGGCCGTCTCCAACGCAGCCTCCTGCGCCCTGCCGGCCCGGTACGAGGCCGTCCGGGAAGCCCGCGGCTTCACGCGCCGCACCCTGGACCAGTGGGAACTGGGCGACCGTTTCGACGACGTCTGCCTCGTGGTCTCCGAACTGGTGACCAACGCCCTGCGGCACGCCCTGCCCTCGAACGCCCCCCGCGTCTGCGAGCAGCCCCCGCCGGTGCGGCTGCATCTGATGCGGTGGACCGAGCGGCTGGTGTGCGCGGTGCGCGACCCCAGTCACGACAGTCCGGTCGCGCGTGACTCCGAGGACTTCTCGGCGGAGTCCGGCCGGGGGCTGTTCCTCGTGGAGTCCTTCAGCGACGGCTGGGGCTGGCACCCGATGGCCGGCACGCTGAGCGGCAAGGTGGTCTGGGCGCTGTTCCGCCTCCAGCCCGGCACCTGCGCCGGCCCCGCGGACTGA
- a CDS encoding glutamate decarboxylase, protein MALHRGNSASPDRRGGGHRLSVNPFYGETNPAAGMTEAPPTHRLPDSPMAPSTAYQLVHDELMLDGNSRLNLATFVTTWMEPEASVLMAECRDKNMIDKDEYPRTAELERRCVSMLADLWNAPDPSAAVGCSTTGSSEACMLAGLALKRRWTSRNADRYPSPDARPNLVMGVNVQVCWEKFCNFWEVEARLVPMEGERFHLDPQAAAELCDENTIGVVGILGSTFDGSYEPIADLCAALDALQERTGLDVPVHVDGASGAMVAPFLDEDLVWDFRLPRVASINTSGHKYGLVYPGVGWALWRDKEALPEELVFRVNYLGGDMPTFALNFSRPGAQVVAQYYSLLRLGRDGYRAVQQAARDVAGRVAEAVEELGDFRLLTRGDQLPVFAFTTAPDVTRFDVFDVSRRLREAGWLVPAYTFPPNREDLSVLRVVCRNGFSEDLADLFVDDLRRSLEDLRRQPHPLTHDRGAATGFHH, encoded by the coding sequence ATGGCACTGCACCGCGGGAACAGCGCATCACCGGACCGACGCGGCGGCGGACACAGGCTGTCCGTCAACCCGTTCTACGGCGAGACGAACCCGGCCGCCGGCATGACCGAGGCCCCGCCCACCCATCGCCTCCCGGACTCCCCCATGGCGCCGTCGACGGCGTACCAGCTGGTGCACGACGAGCTGATGCTGGACGGCAACTCGCGGCTGAACCTCGCCACCTTCGTCACCACCTGGATGGAGCCGGAGGCGTCGGTGCTGATGGCGGAGTGCCGCGACAAGAACATGATCGACAAGGACGAGTATCCGCGCACCGCCGAGCTGGAGCGGCGCTGTGTGTCGATGCTCGCCGACCTGTGGAACGCGCCCGATCCGTCGGCGGCCGTGGGCTGTTCGACCACGGGCTCCAGCGAGGCGTGCATGCTCGCGGGCCTGGCGCTGAAGCGGCGCTGGACGAGCCGCAACGCCGACCGGTACCCGTCCCCGGATGCCCGCCCCAACCTGGTCATGGGCGTCAACGTCCAGGTCTGCTGGGAGAAGTTCTGCAACTTCTGGGAGGTCGAGGCCCGGCTGGTCCCGATGGAGGGCGAGCGCTTCCACCTCGATCCGCAGGCGGCGGCCGAGCTGTGCGACGAGAACACCATCGGCGTCGTCGGCATCCTCGGCTCCACCTTCGACGGGTCCTACGAGCCGATCGCGGACCTGTGCGCAGCGCTGGACGCCCTCCAGGAGCGCACGGGTCTGGACGTCCCGGTGCACGTGGACGGCGCGTCCGGCGCGATGGTGGCGCCCTTCCTCGACGAGGACCTGGTGTGGGACTTCCGGCTGCCGAGGGTCGCCTCGATCAACACCTCGGGGCACAAGTACGGGCTGGTGTACCCGGGCGTCGGCTGGGCGCTGTGGCGGGACAAGGAGGCGCTGCCGGAGGAGCTGGTGTTCCGGGTGAACTACCTGGGCGGCGACATGCCGACGTTCGCGCTGAACTTCTCGCGGCCGGGCGCGCAGGTGGTGGCGCAGTACTACTCGCTGCTGCGGCTGGGCCGGGACGGGTACCGGGCGGTGCAGCAGGCGGCGCGGGACGTGGCCGGCCGGGTCGCGGAGGCCGTGGAGGAGCTGGGCGACTTCCGGCTGCTGACCCGGGGCGACCAGCTGCCGGTGTTCGCGTTCACGACGGCGCCGGACGTGACCCGGTTCGACGTGTTCGACGTGTCCCGGCGGCTGCGGGAGGCGGGCTGGCTGGTGCCCGCGTACACGTTCCCGCCGAACCGCGAGGACCTGTCCGTGCTGCGGGTGGTGTGCCGCAACGGCTTCTCGGAGGACCTCGCGGACCTGTTCGTGGACGACCTGCGCCGCTCCCTGGAGGACCTGCGCCGACAGCCGCACCCGCTGACGCACGACCGGGGCGCGGCGACCGGGTTCCATCACTAG